A genomic stretch from Chiloscyllium punctatum isolate Juve2018m chromosome 40, sChiPun1.3, whole genome shotgun sequence includes:
- the LOC140464571 gene encoding oncomodulin-1-like, with protein MSMTDVLEAGDINSAISQCKAPESFDFKKFFEACGLSKKSTSEVKKVFAILDQDGSGFIDKTELKLFLQYFSSGARQLSDNEAQSMLSAADNDGNGKIGFEEFQQLVQS; from the exons ATGAGCATGACTGACGTCTTGGAAGCTGGTGACATCAACTCTGCAATCTCACAATGCAAAG CTCCTGAGTCATTTGACTTCAAGAAGTTCTTCGAAGCATGTGGTCTGTCTAAGAAATCCACAAGTGAGGTGAAGAAAGTCTTTGCAATTCTGGATCAGGATGGCAGTGGCTTCATCGATAAAACTGAGCTCAA GTTGTTTCTTCAGTATTTCTCCAGTGGAGCAAGACAACTGAGTGATAATGAGGCTCAATCCATGCTTTCTGCTGCAGACAATGATGGTAATGGTAAAATCGGATTTGAGG AATTTCAGCAACTAGTTCAATCTTAA